The Streptomyces cyanogenus DNA segment CGTCGGCCGGGGCGACTCGGTCGCCGTCATCGGCTGCGGCGGCGTCGGCAACGCGGCCATCGCGGGCGCCTGTCTGAACGGCGCCATGAAGGTGATCGCCGTCGACATCGACGACCGGAAACTGGACCAGGCGGAGAAGTTCGGTGCCACGCACACCGTCAACTCGCGGGGCACCGACCCCGTCGAGGCGGTCCGGGAGCTGACCGACGGCCACGGCGTGGACATCGCGATCGACGCGGTGGGCCGCCCCGAAACCTTCCTGCAGGCCTTCCACATGCGCGACCACGCGGGGCTGCTGGTCCAGGTCGGCGTCCCCGCCCCGGAGATGAAGGTGGAACTCCCGCTGATCGACGTCTTCTCGCGCGGCGGCGCCATCAAGTCCTCCTGGTACGGCGACTGTCTGCCGAGCCGGGACTTCCCGTTCCTGATCGACCAGTACCTCTACGGCCTGCTCGACCTCAACGCGTTCGTGTCCGAGACGATCGCCCTGGACCAGGTGGAGGAGGCGTTCGGCAAGATGCACCGCGGTGAGGTACTGCGCTCGGTGGTGGTCCTGTGAGCGTCCACGGGGCGGTGCGCGTCGAACGCGTCGTCACCTCGGGCACGTTCACCCTCGACGGAGAGACCTTCGACGTCGACAACAACGTCTGGCTGATCGGTGACGACGCGGAGGTGCTGGTGGTCGACGCCGCCCACGACGCCGAGGCGATCCACCGGGCCACCGCCGGCCGCCGGGTCACCGCCGTCGTCTGCACCCACGCGCACGACGACCACATCGACGCGGCGCCCGCGCTCTCCGACCTGACCGGCGCGCCCGTACTCCTGCACCCCGACGACACCGAGCTGTGGTCGCTCACCCACCCCGGCCGCAAGCCCGACGGCGAGCTGAGGGACGGCCGGATCCTCACGGTGGCCGGCATCGAACTCCGGGTGATCCACACTCCGGGCCACACCTGGGGCAGCTGCTCGCTCCACGCCCCCTTCCTGAACACCGTCTTCACCGGTGACACCCTCTTCCACGGCGGCCCCGGCGCCACCGGCCGCTCCTACTCCGACCGCCCGGCCATCGAGGCGTCCCTCCGCGCACGGCTGCTGACCCTGCCGGGCAGCACCGTCGTCCACACCGGCCACGGCCCGGACACGACGATCGCCGCCGAGCGGCCGAACGTCCCGACCGCCTGAGCGGTTCCCCGCCACCTGCCTTCCCCGCCACCACAAGGAGGGGCATGTCCAGCACCCCCGAAAAAGGGTCCCAGGGGCCCCGCGTCGTCGTCATCGGCGCCGGCATCGTCGGCTGCTCCCTGGCCGACGAACTGACCGCCCGCGGCTGGACGGACGTCACCGTCCTCGAACAGGGCCCCCTGCCCGCCCCGGGCGGCTCCACCTCGCACGCCCCCGGACTCGTCTTCCAGACCAGTCCGTCCAAGACCCTCTCGGAGTTCGCCCGGTACACCGTCGAGAAGTTCCGCTCCCTCGAAGCCGACGGCGTCTCCTGCTTCCAGCAGGTCGGCGGCCTGGAACTCGCGACCACCCCGGAACGCCTGGCCGAGCTGCACCGCAGGGCCGGCTACGCGGCCGCCTGGGGCATCCGCGGCGAGGTCGTGAGCACGGTCCGGTGCAAGGAACTCTGGCCGCTGCTGGACGAGTCGGTGGTCCTCGGCGGCTTCCACACCCCGGACGACGGTCTGGCCCGGGCCCTGCTCGCGGCCCGCGCCCAGATGGACCGCGCCACCGCGCGCGGCGCCCGCTTCCTGGACCGGCACACGGTCACCGGCATCGAGCAGCAGGACGGCCGGGTCACCGCCGTCGTCACCGACCGGGGCACCTTCCCGGCCGACCACATCGTCTCGGCGGCCGGCTTCTGGGGCCCGGTGATCGGCCGCATGGCGGGCATCGACGTACCGCTGCAACCCCTCGCGCACCAGTACACGAAGACCCGGCCGCTGCCCGAACTGAGCGGCGCCACGGCCGAGGCGACGCGGCCCATCCTCCGCTTCCAGGACCGTGACCTGTACTTCCGCGAGCACACCGACCGCCTCGGGATCGGCTCCTACGCGCACCGCCCGATGCCGGTGGATCCGTTCGCGGTCCTCGGGTACGACGAGGCACGCGCCCGGGACATGGAGATGCCGTCCTCGTACCCCTTCACCCCCGAGGACTGGGCACCGAGCTGGGAGGACTGTCGGCGGCTGCTGCCCGCGCTGCGGGAGTCGGAGATCGAGACCGGGTTCAACGGCGTCTTCTCCTTCACGCCGGACGGTATGCCGCTGCTCGGAGAGGACCGGCGGCTGCGGGGCTTCTGGCTGGCCGAGGCGGCCTGGGTGACCCACTCGGCCGGGGTGGCGAAGGCGGTGGCCGAGTGGATGGTGGACGGCAGGCCGGCCGTCGACGTGCACGAGTGCGACCTCACGCGATTCGAGGAAGCGCAGCGTTCACCGTCGTACGTCCGTGAACGCGGTTCACAGCAGTTCGTCGAGGTGTACGACGTCCTGCACCCCCTCCAGCCGATGGAACAGCCCCGCCCCCTCCGCGTCAGCCCCTTCCACGCCCGCCAGCAGCAGCTCGGCGCCGTCTTCCTGGAGGGCAACGGCTGGGAACGCCCGCACTGGTACGAGGCGAACGCCCCGCTCGTGGACGCCCTCGACGGCCTCCCCGAGCGCGACGCCTGGTCGGCCCGCTACTGGTCGCCCATCGCCGCCGCCGAGGCGAAGGCCACCCGCGAGGCGGTCGCCCTGTACGACATGACCCCGCTGCGCCGCCTGGAGGTCACCGGCCCCGGCGCGCTCGCCTTCCTCGACCGCATGACCACGAACAACCTCCGCAAGAAGCCCGGAGCCGTCACCTACACCCTGCTCCTCGACGAGACCGGGGGCGTCCGCTCCGATCTCACGGTCGCCCGTCTCGCCCCCGACCGCTTCCAGATCGGCGCCAACTCCCCCGCCGACCTGGACCGGCTGCTCCGCCACGCGCCCGACGGCGTGCAGGTCCGCGACATCACCTCCGGCACCTGCTGCATCGGGGTCTGGGGGCCCCTCGCCCGCGCCCTCGTCCAGCCCCTGACCGCCGACGACTTCTCCCACGAGGGCTTCGGCTACTTCCGGGCGAAGCAGACCCACGTCGGACACGTGCCCGTGACGGCGATGCGGCTGAGCTACGTCGGCGAGCTGGGCTGGGAGCTGTACACCACCGCGGACCTGGGCCTGAGGCTCTGGGACACGCTGTGGGAGGCCGGACAGGAGCTGGGCGTGGTCGCCGCGGGCCGCTCCGCCTTCAACTCCCTGCGCCTGGAGAAGGGCTACCGCGCCTGGGGCACCGACATGACCGACGAGCACACCCCGTTCGAGGCCGGCCTCGGTTTC contains these protein-coding regions:
- a CDS encoding S-(hydroxymethyl)mycothiol dehydrogenase — encoded protein: MPHEVRAVVAVKKGAPVEVRTIVVPDPGPGEVLVDVQACGVCHTDLHYREGAITDDFPFLLGHEAAGTVEAVGPGVTDLKPGDYVVLAWRAPCGSCRSCRRGRPWYCFDSRNATQPMTLLDGTPLSNALGIGAFAEKTLVAAGQAVRIDPAARPEAAGLIGCGVMAGYGAAVNTGNVGRGDSVAVIGCGGVGNAAIAGACLNGAMKVIAVDIDDRKLDQAEKFGATHTVNSRGTDPVEAVRELTDGHGVDIAIDAVGRPETFLQAFHMRDHAGLLVQVGVPAPEMKVELPLIDVFSRGGAIKSSWYGDCLPSRDFPFLIDQYLYGLLDLNAFVSETIALDQVEEAFGKMHRGEVLRSVVVL
- a CDS encoding MBL fold metallo-hydrolase, with protein sequence MSVHGAVRVERVVTSGTFTLDGETFDVDNNVWLIGDDAEVLVVDAAHDAEAIHRATAGRRVTAVVCTHAHDDHIDAAPALSDLTGAPVLLHPDDTELWSLTHPGRKPDGELRDGRILTVAGIELRVIHTPGHTWGSCSLHAPFLNTVFTGDTLFHGGPGATGRSYSDRPAIEASLRARLLTLPGSTVVHTGHGPDTTIAAERPNVPTA
- a CDS encoding GcvT family protein, which translates into the protein MSSTPEKGSQGPRVVVIGAGIVGCSLADELTARGWTDVTVLEQGPLPAPGGSTSHAPGLVFQTSPSKTLSEFARYTVEKFRSLEADGVSCFQQVGGLELATTPERLAELHRRAGYAAAWGIRGEVVSTVRCKELWPLLDESVVLGGFHTPDDGLARALLAARAQMDRATARGARFLDRHTVTGIEQQDGRVTAVVTDRGTFPADHIVSAAGFWGPVIGRMAGIDVPLQPLAHQYTKTRPLPELSGATAEATRPILRFQDRDLYFREHTDRLGIGSYAHRPMPVDPFAVLGYDEARARDMEMPSSYPFTPEDWAPSWEDCRRLLPALRESEIETGFNGVFSFTPDGMPLLGEDRRLRGFWLAEAAWVTHSAGVAKAVAEWMVDGRPAVDVHECDLTRFEEAQRSPSYVRERGSQQFVEVYDVLHPLQPMEQPRPLRVSPFHARQQQLGAVFLEGNGWERPHWYEANAPLVDALDGLPERDAWSARYWSPIAAAEAKATREAVALYDMTPLRRLEVTGPGALAFLDRMTTNNLRKKPGAVTYTLLLDETGGVRSDLTVARLAPDRFQIGANSPADLDRLLRHAPDGVQVRDITSGTCCIGVWGPLARALVQPLTADDFSHEGFGYFRAKQTHVGHVPVTAMRLSYVGELGWELYTTADLGLRLWDTLWEAGQELGVVAAGRSAFNSLRLEKGYRAWGTDMTDEHTPFEAGLGFAVRMDKEDFVGRAALQRAGEPSRRLTPLLLDDPAAVVLGKEPVHVDGAPAGYVTSASYGYTLGRCVAYAWLPAGLSAGTGVHVEYFGQKVPATVADEPLFDPKMTRIRR